A region from the Brassica napus cultivar Da-Ae chromosome C8, Da-Ae, whole genome shotgun sequence genome encodes:
- the LOC125591498 gene encoding probable galacturonosyltransferase-like 5, with product MLWITEFSGFFSAALAVILLSPSLQSFSPAAAIRSSHLDAYFRPSPSASDHSVRNFSYRESPILRNADECRFSGGDPGVCNPSYVHVAITLDFVYLRGSIAAVNSVLQHSACPESIFFHFLVSETSLESVIRSTFPRLNFKIYYFAPERVQSLISSSVRQALEQPLNYARNYLGELLEPCVDRIIYLDSDIVVIDDILNLWKTGLGPSTIGAPEYCHANFTSYFNGAFWFDERFNETFKGRKPCYFNTGVMVMDLKKWRRFGYTETIEKWMEIQKAERIYELGSLPAYLLVFAGHVAPISHRWNQHGLGGDKVKGSCRDMHEGPVSLLHWSGSGKPWSRIDAKHPCPLDSLWEPYDLYKRSH from the coding sequence ATGCTTTGGATTACAGAATTCTCCGGCTTCTTCTCCGCTGCTTTAGCGGTGATCCTCCTCTCTCCGTCACTCCAGTCCTTTTCTCCGGCGGCGGCAATCCGATCTTCCCACCTCGACGCCTACTTCAGACCATCACCATCAGCCTCTGATCACTCCGTCCGCAACTTCTCGTACAGAGAGTCTCCGATACTCCGTAACGCCGACGAATGCAGATTCTCCGGCGGTGATCCCGGCGTCTGCAACCCTTCTTACGTCCACGTGGCAATCACTCTCGACTTCGTGTACCTTCGCGGCTCGATCGCCGCCGTGAACTCCGTCCTCCAACACTCGGCTTGCCCGGAGAGCATCTTCTTCCACTTCCTCGTCTCGGAAACAAGCCTCGAATCCGTGATCAGATCAACGTTCCCGAGGCTCAATTTCAAGATTTACTATTTTGCCCCTGAGAGGGTGCAGTCTTTGATATCCTCCTCCGTGAGGCAAGCGCTCGAGCAGCCGTTGAACTACGCGAGGAACTACCTCGGAGAGCTGCTCGAGCCTTGCGTGGACCGGATCATATACCTAGACTCGGATATCGTCGTCATCGACGATATCCTGAATCTATGGAAAACGGGTCTAGGCCCGAGCACGATCGGGGCTCCGGAGTATTGCCACGCGAACTTCACGAGCTACTTCAACGGAGCGTTCTGGTTCGACGAGAGGTTTAACGAGACGTTCAAAGGGAGGAAGCCTTGCTACTTCAACACGGGAGTGATGGTGATGGATTTGAAGAAATGGAGACGGTTCGGGTACACGGAGACGATCGAGAAGTGGATGGAGATTCAGAAGGCGGAGAGGATTTACGAGCTGGGCTCTCTTCCCGCGTATCTACTCGTGTTCGCTGGTCATGTTGCTCCGATTTCGCATCGGTGGAATCAGCATGGACTCGGTGGGGATAAGGTTAAAGGTAGTTGCCGTGATATGCATGAGGGTCCGGTGAGTTTGCTTCATTGGTCTGGTAGTGGCAAGCCATGGTCTAGGATTGATGCGAAGCATCCGTGTCCTTTGGACTCATTGTGGGAACCTTATGACTTGTACAAACGTTCCCATTGA
- the LOC106411824 gene encoding protein MRG2 has product MGSHSNAEKDESATETDATTRRGSLSVTESNTDCDADVLPPPPPLANVSQFEEGEKVLANHKGRFYEAKVLEIAFKDNEWNYYVHYIGWNKSWDEWIGHDCVLKHTEENMKEQGIKQGVKSAMAWRVSKVKPRCPNVARGRKRKQDSVDTLVSPMEENLVATDNLLTFNIPSALRKQLIDDYEFVTQMQKLVELPRSPNVDDILKKYTDSKMKKDGRVSNSVEEILKGLRCYFDNALPVMLLYNNERKQYEENISEGVSPSTVYGAEHLLRLFVKLPELLIRVKMAEETLKELQDEFVDILRFLRNNQSSLFVSTYKAVEEMEKQENGGSRF; this is encoded by the exons ATGGGAAGCCATAGCAACGCGGAGAAAGATGAATCCGCCACCGAGACGGATGCTACAACACGGCGGGGATCTCTCTCTGTTACAGAGTCCAACACCGATTGCGACGCAGACGTcttgcctcctcctcctcctcttgctAACGTGAGTCAATTCGAAGAAGGAGAGAAAGTTTTAGCCAACCACAAAGGTCGTTTCTACGAAGCCAAG gttctTGAAATTGCATTTAAAGACAATGAATGGAACTATTATGTGCATTACATT GGTTGGAACAAAAG TTGGGACGAATGGATAGGTCATGATTGTGTGTTGAAACACACCGAGGAGAATATGAAGGAACAGGGTATTAAGCAAGGGGTCAAGAGTGCTATGGCTTGGAGAGTGTCCAAGGTGAAACCTAGATGCCCTAATG TTGCTAGAGGAAGAAAGCGGAAGCAAGATTCTGTTGATACACTAGTCTCTCCAATG GAGGAGAATTTGGTTGCTACAGACAACCTTTTAACTTTCAATATCCCGTCAGCGTTGAGGAAGCAACTCATCGACGATTATGAATTCGTTACTCAGATGCAAAAG CTTGTGGAACTTCCTCGCTCGCCTAATGTGGATGATATCTTGAAGAAGTACACTGACAGCAAAATGAAGAAAGATGGCAG GGTAAGCAATTCAGTAGAGGAGATTCTGAAAGGTTTGCGTTGCTACTTTGACAATGCTTTGCCGGTGATGTTACTTTACAACAATGAGCGGAAGCAGTATGAGGAAAACATATCTGAGGGTGTATCTCCCTCAACTGTGTACGGAGCAGAACATTTGTTACGACTCTTTG TGAAATTGCCGGAGTTGCTGATCCGTGTGAAAATGGCAGAAGAGACTTTGAAGGAATTGCAGGACGAGTTTGTTGATATCCTAAG GTTCTTGAGGAATAACCAGAGTTCGTTATTTGTATCAACATACAAAGCGGTTGAAGAAATGGAGAAGCAAGAAAATGGAGGATCTCGTTTCTAA
- the LOC106369298 gene encoding protein DEHYDRATION-INDUCED 19 homolog 2, whose protein sequence is MEDDMWAVSSSGSSRSYRSATTAAKYQSGSYRDSGEFDEDYDDDDDDDDDDDDDVEVDYQCPFCSDDYDLVELCHHIDEEHQLEATHGVCPVCSKRVKMHMVDHITTYHRDVLKSEQKQTSYMDDPYSSDKYLQSFHDDMPPSTHTFKTVAADQFVSFLNSPPLPKPTKTVQVDSSVEDKALIEDSSTVKDRASSTALSDTEQLEKAKKCEFVQGLLSSAMFDDDGCDFF, encoded by the exons ATGGAAGACGATATGTGGGCTGTCTCCTCTTCTGGTTCTTCGAGAAGCTATCGATCAGCAACGACAGCTGCTAAGTATCAATCTG GTTCTTATCGAGATTCGGGAGAATTTGATGAagattatgatgatgatgatgatgatgatgatgatgatgatgatgatgttgaagtGGACTACCAATGTCCGTTTTGCTCCGATGATTATGATTTAGTCGAGCTGTGTCACCATATCGACGAGGAGCATCAGCTTGAAGCTACCCATGGG GTATGCCCGGTTTGTAGCAAAAGGGTGAAGATGCACATGGTGGATCATATAACCACATATCACAGAGATGTCTTGAAG AGTGAGCAGAAGCAGACATCTTACATGGACGATCCATACTCATCAGATAAATATCTTCAATCTTTCCACGATGACATGCCGCCATCTACGCATACTTTTAAAACCGTTGCTGCCGATCAGTTCGTATCTTTCCTCAACAGTCCTCCATTGCCAAAGCCAACCAAGACTGTGCAGGTTGATTCAAGTGTAGAAGACAAGGCTTTGATTGAGGATTCCTCTACCGTAAAAGACAGGGCATCTTCGACAGCTTTATCGGATACTGAACAACTGGAGAAGGCAAAGAAGTGTGAGTTTGTACAGGGACTGTTGTCATCAGCCATGTTTGATGATGATGGATGCGACTTCTTCTga